A DNA window from Bos indicus x Bos taurus breed Angus x Brahman F1 hybrid chromosome 16, Bos_hybrid_MaternalHap_v2.0, whole genome shotgun sequence contains the following coding sequences:
- the PPFIA4 gene encoding liprin-alpha-4 isoform X1, with protein MEAGLPWALKHDWRWVKIWLPATSRDTLPAEPRWRAAPSGSTSRGRERRGRGVASRGPASPALEVGLGAVRRRRGRGASAREGCGCLGACSAREDKSGASRPGRLPAQNQAARPSEFTTLTRELSMCREQLLEREEEISELKAERNNTRLLLEHLECLVSRHERSLRMTVVKRQAQSPSGVSSEVEVLKALKSLFEHHKALDEKVRERLRAALERVTTLEEQLACAHQQVSSLQQGSGVRDGVAEEEGTVELGPKGLWKEDAGQVEELQELLEKQNFELSQARERLVTLTATVAELEEDLGTARRDLIKSEELSSKHQRDLREALAQKEDMEERITTLEKRYLAAQREATSIHDLNDKLENELANRESLHRQCEEKARYLQELLEVAEQKLQQTMRKAETLPEVEAELAQRVAALTKAEERHGNTEEHLRQLEGQLEEKNQELARVRQRERMNEAHNKRLSDTVDRLLIEAKERLQLHLRERMVALEEKVLRTAVGGQNTLIQELETSQRQIEEQHHHKGRLSEEIEKLRQEVDQLKGRGGPFVDGIHSRAYTSSAADVRFSLSTAHASQGLRRCHSARREPPAEDWEPSPLPALLVPTATPGFDSDREISDVDEDEPGGLVGSMDVVSPSSHSDAQTLAMMLQEQLDAINEEIRMIQEEKESTELRAEELETRVTSGSMEALDLTQLHKRGSIPTSLTALSLASASPPLSGRATPKLTSRSAAQDLDRMGVMTLPSDLRKHRRKLLSPVSWEENREDKATIKCETSPPSSPRTLQLEKLGLPALSQEEGKSALEDPGSNPSSSNSSQDSLHKGAKRKGIKSSIGRLFGKKEKGRLIQPSRDGPTGHVVLLTDSELGLQEPMVPGKLGTQAEKDRRLKKKHQLLEDARRKGMPFAQWDGPTVVSWLELWVGMPAWYVAACRANVKSGAIMSALSDTEIQREIGISNALHRLKLRLAIQEMVSLTSPSAPPTSRTSSGNVWVTHEEMETLATSTKTDSEEGSWAQTLVYGDMNHEWIGNQWLPSLGLPQYRSYFMECLVDARMLDHLTKKDLRVHLKMVDSSHRTSLQYGIMCLKRLNYDRKELEKRREESQHEIKDVLVWTNDQVVHWVQSIGLRDYAGNLHESGVHGALLALDENFDHNTLALVLQIPTQNTQARQVLEREFNNLLALGTDRKLDDGEDKALRRAPSWRKRFRPRDPHGRASLSTAADTLPATFRASTVGPVPPPPSPRKKITPEGLDRSLHRRPGCRTKGWGGPSKERALQTSLLGLFGLLVSVRVLVALDGLRLLLASPLPPFSLPRLIRTL; from the exons GAATTTACCACCTTAACCCGGGAGCTGAGTATGTGTCGAGAGCAGCTTctagagagggaggaagagatatCAGAGCTGAAAGCAGAGCGGAATAACACGAGG TTGCTTCTGGAACATCTGGAGTGCCTGGTGTCCCGCCATGAGCGGTCACTGAGGATGACTGTGGTGAAGCGTCAGGCTCAGTCACCATCAGGAGTTTCCAGTGAGGTGGAGGTGCTGAAGGCTCTCAAGTCACTGTTTGAGCACCACAAGGCCCTGGATGAGAAG GTGCGAGAGCGGCTCCGGGCGGCCCTCGAGAGAGTGACCACTTTGGAGGAACAGCTGGCGTGTGCCCACCAGCAG GTGTCTTCCCTACAGCAGGGGTCAGGGGTTCGGGATGGAGTGGCCGAAGAGGAGGGGACTGTGGAGCTGGGACCAAAAGGCCTGTGGAAG GAGGACGCAGGCCAGGTTGAGGAGCTACAGGAGCTTCTGGAGAAGCAGAACTTTGAGTTGAGCCAGGCCCGGGAGCGACTGGTCACCCTGACAGCAACTGTGGCTGAACTGGAGGAGGACCTGGGCACAGCCCGCCGGGACCTCATCAAGTCTGAGGAACTGAGCAGCAAACACCAGAGGGACCTCCGGGAA GCTCTAGCCCAGAAGGAGGACATGGAGGAGCGGATCACCACCCTGGAGAAGCGCTACCTGGCTGCTCAGCGTGAGGCTACATCAATCCATGACCTCAATGACAAACTGGAGAACGAGCTGGCCAATAGGGAATCCTTGCATCGCCAG TGTGAGGAGAAAGCCCGATATCTGCAGGAGCTACTGGAGGTAGCCGAGCAGAAACTTCAGCAGACGATGCGCAAAGCCGAGACGCTGCCAGAGGTGGAGGCTGAGCTGGCCCAAAGAGTTGCGGCCCTCACTAAG GCTGAAGAGCGACATGGCAACACTGAGGAGCACCTCCGGCAGCTGGAGGGACAGCTGGAGGAGAAGAACCAAGAGCTGGCGCGG GTGCGCCAGCGGGAGAGGATGAATGAAGCCCACAACAAGCGCCTGTCAGACACGGTGGACCGGCTGCTTATCGAGGCGAAGGAGCGCCTGCAGCTCCACCTCAGGGAGCGCATGGTGGCCCTGGAGGAGAAGGTGCTGCGGACCGCTGTTGGTGGTCAG AACACGTTGATCCAAGAGCTGGAGACCTCCCAGCGGCAGATTGAAGAGCAGCACCATCACAAG GGCCGCCTGTCTGAAGAGATTGAGAAACTGCGCCAAGAGGTGGACCAACTGAAGGGTCGAGGAGGACCATTTGTGGATGGCATCCACTCCAG GGCGTACACGAGCAGTGCCGCGGATGTGCGGTTCTCCCTGAGCACTGCCCACGCATCTCAAGGTCTGCGCCGCTGTCACTCAGCGCGGCGGGAACCGCCTGCCGAG GACTGGGAGCCATCTCCACTGCCTGCGCTGCTGGTCCCGACAGCCACCCCTGGCTTTGACAGTGACCGTGAGATCTCTGATGTGGATGAGGATGAACCAGGGGgtctggtgggctccatggaCGTTGTCTCCCCCAGCAGCCACTCAGATGCCCAGACCCTGGCCATGATGCTGCAGGAGCAGTTGGATGCTATCAACGAGGAGATCAG GATGATCCAGGAAGAGAAGGAGTCCACAGAGCTCCGTGCTGAGGAGCTGGAAACGCGAGTGACTAGTGGCAGCATGGAGGCCCTAGACCTGACCCAGCTGCACAAACGCGGTTCCATCCCCACCTCTCTGACCGCCCTGTCCCTGGCCAGCGCGTCCCCTCCACTCAGCGGCCGTGCCACACCTAAGCTTACCTCCCGCAGTGCTGCCCAGGACCTGGATCGGATGGGGGTCATGACCTTG CCCAGTGACTTAAGAAAGCATAGGAGGAAGCTGCTG TCACCAGTGTCTTGGGAAGAGAACCGAGAGGATAAAGCCACCATAAAATGTGagacttctcctccttcctcacccAGGACACTGCAGCTAGAAAAGCTTGGCCTCCctgccctgagccaggaagaaggcAAGAG TGCTTTGGAGGATCCAGGGAGCAAccccagcagcagcaacagcagccaggACTCCTTGCACAAGGGTGCCAAGCGCAAGGGCATCAAATCATCCATCGGCCGCCTGTTTGGGAAGAAGGAGAAAGGCAGGCTGATCCAGCCGAGCCGGGATGGACCCACAGGCCATG TTGTACTACTAACAGACTCTGAGCTCGGTCTGCAGGAGCCCATGGTGCCTGGCAAGCTGGGAACCCAGGCAGAAAAGGACCGAAGGCTGAAGAAGAA ACACCAGCTGCTTGAAGATGCCCGGAGAAAAGGAATGCCCTTTGCCCAGTGGGACGGCCCTACTGTGGTCTCCTGGCTAGAG CTCTGGGTGGGGATGCCTGCTTGGTACGTGGCAGCCTGCCGGGCTAACGTCAAGAGTGGCGCCATCATGTCAGCCCTATCGGACACAGAGATCCAGCGAGAAATTGGCATCAGCAATGCCCTGCACCGGCTCAAGCTCCGGCTGGCCATCCAGGAGATGGTGTCGCTGACCAGCCCCTCTGCCCCGCCCACCTCCAGGACT TCTTCTGGGAATGTCTGGGTCACCCACGAAGAGATGGAAACTCTGGCAACGTCCACTAAAACA GACAGTGAGGAGGGCAGCTGGGCTCAG ACCCTGGTCTATGGGGATATGAACCACGAGTGGATTGGGAACCAgtggctccccagcctggggctccCCCAGTACCGCAGCTACTTCATGGAGTGCCTCGTGGACGCTCGCATGCTGGATCACCTCACCAAGAAGGACCTGCGGGTCCACCTGAAGATGGTGGACAGCTCCCACCG AACCAGTCTTCAGTATGGCATCATGTGCCTGAAGAGGCTGAATTATGACCGGAAGGAGCTGGAGAAGCGGCGGGAGGAGAGCCAGCATGAGATCAAGG ATGTGCTGGTCTGGACCAATGACCAGGTAGTTCATTGGGTCCAATCTATTGGGCTCCGAGACTACGCAGGAAACCTCCATGAGAGTGGTGTGCATGGCGCTTTGCTGGCCCTGGATGAGAACTTTGACCACAACACACTGGCCCTGGTTCTCCAGATACCCACACAAAATACCCAG GCACGCCAAGTGTTGGAGAGAGAGTTCAACAACCTGTTGGCTTTGGGCACAGACCGGAAGCTGGATGAT GGGGAAGACAAGGCGCTCCGCCGCGCGCCCTCCTGGAGGAAACGCTTCCGTCCGCGGGACCCCCACGGCCGCGCCTCGCTCAGCACCGCGGCCGACACGCTCCCGGCAACCTTCCGCGCGTCCACCGTGGGACCCGTGCCGCCTCCACCGTCCCCGCGGAAGAAGATCACGCCTGAAG GTCTGGACCGCTCACTCCACCGGAGACCAGGATGCAGAACCAAGGGCTGGGGTGGCCCTTCCAAGGAAAGGGCGCTTCAGACTTCCTTGCTTGGGTTATTTGGCCTTCTGGTTTCTGTCCGTGTCTTGGTTGCACTAGATGGGCTACGTCTGCTTTTGGCATCCCCCCTCCCGCCATTTTCCCTCCCCCGACTCATCCGCACCTTGTAG
- the PPFIA4 gene encoding liprin-alpha-4 isoform X4, whose product MEAGLPWALKHDWRWVKIWLPATSRDTLPAEPRWRAAPSGSTSRGRERRGRGVASRGPASPALEVGLGAVRRRRGRGASAREGCGCLGACSAREDKSGASRPGRLPAQNQAARPSEFTTLTRELSMCREQLLEREEEISELKAERNNTRLLLEHLECLVSRHERSLRMTVVKRQAQSPSGVSSEVEVLKALKSLFEHHKALDEKVRERLRAALERVTTLEEQLACAHQQVSSLQQGSGVRDGVAEEEGTVELGPKGLWKEDAGQVEELQELLEKQNFELSQARERLVTLTATVAELEEDLGTARRDLIKSEELSSKHQRDLREALAQKEDMEERITTLEKRYLAAQREATSIHDLNDKLENELANRESLHRQCEEKARYLQELLEVAEQKLQQTMRKAETLPEVEAELAQRVAALTKAEERHGNTEEHLRQLEGQLEEKNQELARVRQRERMNEAHNKRLSDTVDRLLIEAKERLQLHLRERMVALEEKVLRTAVGGQNTLIQELETSQRQIEEQHHHKGRLSEEIEKLRQEVDQLKGRGGPFVDGIHSRAYTSSAADVRFSLSTAHASQGLRRCHSARREPPAEDWEPSPLPALLVPTATPGFDSDREISDVDEDEPGGLVGSMDVVSPSSHSDAQTLAMMLQEQLDAINEEIRMIQEEKESTELRAEELETRVTSGSMEALDLTQLHKRGSIPTSLTALSLASASPPLSGRATPKLTSRSAAQDLDRMGVMTLPSDLRKHRRKLLSPVSWEENREDKATIKCETSPPSSPRTLQLEKLGLPALSQEEGKSALEDPGSNPSSSNSSQDSLHKGAKRKGIKSSIGRLFGKKEKGRLIQPSRDGPTGHVVLLTDSELGLQEPMVPGKLGTQAEKDRRLKKKHQLLEDARRKGMPFAQWDGPTVVSWLELWVGMPAWYVAACRANVKSGAIMSALSDTEIQREIGISNALHRLKLRLAIQEMVSLTSPSAPPTSRTSSGNVWVTHEEMETLATSTKTTLVYGDMNHEWIGNQWLPSLGLPQYRSYFMECLVDARMLDHLTKKDLRVHLKMVDSSHRTSLQYGIMCLKRLNYDRKELEKRREESQHEIKDVLVWTNDQVVHWVQSIGLRDYAGNLHESGVHGALLALDENFDHNTLALVLQIPTQNTQARQVLEREFNNLLALGTDRKLDDGEDKALRRAPSWRKRFRPRDPHGRASLSTAADTLPATFRASTVGPVPPPPSPRKKITPEGLDRSLHRRPGCRTKGWGGPSKERALQTSLLGLFGLLVSVRVLVALDGLRLLLASPLPPFSLPRLIRTL is encoded by the exons GAATTTACCACCTTAACCCGGGAGCTGAGTATGTGTCGAGAGCAGCTTctagagagggaggaagagatatCAGAGCTGAAAGCAGAGCGGAATAACACGAGG TTGCTTCTGGAACATCTGGAGTGCCTGGTGTCCCGCCATGAGCGGTCACTGAGGATGACTGTGGTGAAGCGTCAGGCTCAGTCACCATCAGGAGTTTCCAGTGAGGTGGAGGTGCTGAAGGCTCTCAAGTCACTGTTTGAGCACCACAAGGCCCTGGATGAGAAG GTGCGAGAGCGGCTCCGGGCGGCCCTCGAGAGAGTGACCACTTTGGAGGAACAGCTGGCGTGTGCCCACCAGCAG GTGTCTTCCCTACAGCAGGGGTCAGGGGTTCGGGATGGAGTGGCCGAAGAGGAGGGGACTGTGGAGCTGGGACCAAAAGGCCTGTGGAAG GAGGACGCAGGCCAGGTTGAGGAGCTACAGGAGCTTCTGGAGAAGCAGAACTTTGAGTTGAGCCAGGCCCGGGAGCGACTGGTCACCCTGACAGCAACTGTGGCTGAACTGGAGGAGGACCTGGGCACAGCCCGCCGGGACCTCATCAAGTCTGAGGAACTGAGCAGCAAACACCAGAGGGACCTCCGGGAA GCTCTAGCCCAGAAGGAGGACATGGAGGAGCGGATCACCACCCTGGAGAAGCGCTACCTGGCTGCTCAGCGTGAGGCTACATCAATCCATGACCTCAATGACAAACTGGAGAACGAGCTGGCCAATAGGGAATCCTTGCATCGCCAG TGTGAGGAGAAAGCCCGATATCTGCAGGAGCTACTGGAGGTAGCCGAGCAGAAACTTCAGCAGACGATGCGCAAAGCCGAGACGCTGCCAGAGGTGGAGGCTGAGCTGGCCCAAAGAGTTGCGGCCCTCACTAAG GCTGAAGAGCGACATGGCAACACTGAGGAGCACCTCCGGCAGCTGGAGGGACAGCTGGAGGAGAAGAACCAAGAGCTGGCGCGG GTGCGCCAGCGGGAGAGGATGAATGAAGCCCACAACAAGCGCCTGTCAGACACGGTGGACCGGCTGCTTATCGAGGCGAAGGAGCGCCTGCAGCTCCACCTCAGGGAGCGCATGGTGGCCCTGGAGGAGAAGGTGCTGCGGACCGCTGTTGGTGGTCAG AACACGTTGATCCAAGAGCTGGAGACCTCCCAGCGGCAGATTGAAGAGCAGCACCATCACAAG GGCCGCCTGTCTGAAGAGATTGAGAAACTGCGCCAAGAGGTGGACCAACTGAAGGGTCGAGGAGGACCATTTGTGGATGGCATCCACTCCAG GGCGTACACGAGCAGTGCCGCGGATGTGCGGTTCTCCCTGAGCACTGCCCACGCATCTCAAGGTCTGCGCCGCTGTCACTCAGCGCGGCGGGAACCGCCTGCCGAG GACTGGGAGCCATCTCCACTGCCTGCGCTGCTGGTCCCGACAGCCACCCCTGGCTTTGACAGTGACCGTGAGATCTCTGATGTGGATGAGGATGAACCAGGGGgtctggtgggctccatggaCGTTGTCTCCCCCAGCAGCCACTCAGATGCCCAGACCCTGGCCATGATGCTGCAGGAGCAGTTGGATGCTATCAACGAGGAGATCAG GATGATCCAGGAAGAGAAGGAGTCCACAGAGCTCCGTGCTGAGGAGCTGGAAACGCGAGTGACTAGTGGCAGCATGGAGGCCCTAGACCTGACCCAGCTGCACAAACGCGGTTCCATCCCCACCTCTCTGACCGCCCTGTCCCTGGCCAGCGCGTCCCCTCCACTCAGCGGCCGTGCCACACCTAAGCTTACCTCCCGCAGTGCTGCCCAGGACCTGGATCGGATGGGGGTCATGACCTTG CCCAGTGACTTAAGAAAGCATAGGAGGAAGCTGCTG TCACCAGTGTCTTGGGAAGAGAACCGAGAGGATAAAGCCACCATAAAATGTGagacttctcctccttcctcacccAGGACACTGCAGCTAGAAAAGCTTGGCCTCCctgccctgagccaggaagaaggcAAGAG TGCTTTGGAGGATCCAGGGAGCAAccccagcagcagcaacagcagccaggACTCCTTGCACAAGGGTGCCAAGCGCAAGGGCATCAAATCATCCATCGGCCGCCTGTTTGGGAAGAAGGAGAAAGGCAGGCTGATCCAGCCGAGCCGGGATGGACCCACAGGCCATG TTGTACTACTAACAGACTCTGAGCTCGGTCTGCAGGAGCCCATGGTGCCTGGCAAGCTGGGAACCCAGGCAGAAAAGGACCGAAGGCTGAAGAAGAA ACACCAGCTGCTTGAAGATGCCCGGAGAAAAGGAATGCCCTTTGCCCAGTGGGACGGCCCTACTGTGGTCTCCTGGCTAGAG CTCTGGGTGGGGATGCCTGCTTGGTACGTGGCAGCCTGCCGGGCTAACGTCAAGAGTGGCGCCATCATGTCAGCCCTATCGGACACAGAGATCCAGCGAGAAATTGGCATCAGCAATGCCCTGCACCGGCTCAAGCTCCGGCTGGCCATCCAGGAGATGGTGTCGCTGACCAGCCCCTCTGCCCCGCCCACCTCCAGGACT TCTTCTGGGAATGTCTGGGTCACCCACGAAGAGATGGAAACTCTGGCAACGTCCACTAAAACA ACCCTGGTCTATGGGGATATGAACCACGAGTGGATTGGGAACCAgtggctccccagcctggggctccCCCAGTACCGCAGCTACTTCATGGAGTGCCTCGTGGACGCTCGCATGCTGGATCACCTCACCAAGAAGGACCTGCGGGTCCACCTGAAGATGGTGGACAGCTCCCACCG AACCAGTCTTCAGTATGGCATCATGTGCCTGAAGAGGCTGAATTATGACCGGAAGGAGCTGGAGAAGCGGCGGGAGGAGAGCCAGCATGAGATCAAGG ATGTGCTGGTCTGGACCAATGACCAGGTAGTTCATTGGGTCCAATCTATTGGGCTCCGAGACTACGCAGGAAACCTCCATGAGAGTGGTGTGCATGGCGCTTTGCTGGCCCTGGATGAGAACTTTGACCACAACACACTGGCCCTGGTTCTCCAGATACCCACACAAAATACCCAG GCACGCCAAGTGTTGGAGAGAGAGTTCAACAACCTGTTGGCTTTGGGCACAGACCGGAAGCTGGATGAT GGGGAAGACAAGGCGCTCCGCCGCGCGCCCTCCTGGAGGAAACGCTTCCGTCCGCGGGACCCCCACGGCCGCGCCTCGCTCAGCACCGCGGCCGACACGCTCCCGGCAACCTTCCGCGCGTCCACCGTGGGACCCGTGCCGCCTCCACCGTCCCCGCGGAAGAAGATCACGCCTGAAG GTCTGGACCGCTCACTCCACCGGAGACCAGGATGCAGAACCAAGGGCTGGGGTGGCCCTTCCAAGGAAAGGGCGCTTCAGACTTCCTTGCTTGGGTTATTTGGCCTTCTGGTTTCTGTCCGTGTCTTGGTTGCACTAGATGGGCTACGTCTGCTTTTGGCATCCCCCCTCCCGCCATTTTCCCTCCCCCGACTCATCCGCACCTTGTAG
- the PPFIA4 gene encoding liprin-alpha-4 isoform X3: MEAGLPWALKHDWRWVKIWLPATSRDTLPAEPRWRAAPSGSTSRGRERRGRGVASRGPASPALEVGLGAVRRRRGRGASAREGCGCLGACSAREDKSGASRPGRLPAQNQAARPSEFTTLTRELSMCREQLLEREEEISELKAERNNTRLLLEHLECLVSRHERSLRMTVVKRQAQSPSGVSSEVEVLKALKSLFEHHKALDEKVRERLRAALERVTTLEEQLACAHQQVSSLQQGSGVRDGVAEEEGTVELGPKGLWKEDAGQVEELQELLEKQNFELSQARERLVTLTATVAELEEDLGTARRDLIKSEELSSKHQRDLREALAQKEDMEERITTLEKRYLAAQREATSIHDLNDKLENELANRESLHRQCEEKARYLQELLEVAEQKLQQTMRKAETLPEVEAELAQRVAALTKAEERHGNTEEHLRQLEGQLEEKNQELARVRQRERMNEAHNKRLSDTVDRLLIEAKERLQLHLRERMVALEEKNTLIQELETSQRQIEEQHHHKGRLSEEIEKLRQEVDQLKGRGGPFVDGIHSRAYTSSAADVRFSLSTAHASQGLRRCHSARREPPAEDWEPSPLPALLVPTATPGFDSDREISDVDEDEPGGLVGSMDVVSPSSHSDAQTLAMMLQEQLDAINEEIRMIQEEKESTELRAEELETRVTSGSMEALDLTQLHKRGSIPTSLTALSLASASPPLSGRATPKLTSRSAAQDLDRMGVMTLPSDLRKHRRKLLSPVSWEENREDKATIKCETSPPSSPRTLQLEKLGLPALSQEEGKSALEDPGSNPSSSNSSQDSLHKGAKRKGIKSSIGRLFGKKEKGRLIQPSRDGPTGHVVLLTDSELGLQEPMVPGKLGTQAEKDRRLKKKHQLLEDARRKGMPFAQWDGPTVVSWLELWVGMPAWYVAACRANVKSGAIMSALSDTEIQREIGISNALHRLKLRLAIQEMVSLTSPSAPPTSRTSSGNVWVTHEEMETLATSTKTDSEEGSWAQTLVYGDMNHEWIGNQWLPSLGLPQYRSYFMECLVDARMLDHLTKKDLRVHLKMVDSSHRTSLQYGIMCLKRLNYDRKELEKRREESQHEIKDVLVWTNDQVVHWVQSIGLRDYAGNLHESGVHGALLALDENFDHNTLALVLQIPTQNTQARQVLEREFNNLLALGTDRKLDDGEDKALRRAPSWRKRFRPRDPHGRASLSTAADTLPATFRASTVGPVPPPPSPRKKITPEGLDRSLHRRPGCRTKGWGGPSKERALQTSLLGLFGLLVSVRVLVALDGLRLLLASPLPPFSLPRLIRTL; this comes from the exons GAATTTACCACCTTAACCCGGGAGCTGAGTATGTGTCGAGAGCAGCTTctagagagggaggaagagatatCAGAGCTGAAAGCAGAGCGGAATAACACGAGG TTGCTTCTGGAACATCTGGAGTGCCTGGTGTCCCGCCATGAGCGGTCACTGAGGATGACTGTGGTGAAGCGTCAGGCTCAGTCACCATCAGGAGTTTCCAGTGAGGTGGAGGTGCTGAAGGCTCTCAAGTCACTGTTTGAGCACCACAAGGCCCTGGATGAGAAG GTGCGAGAGCGGCTCCGGGCGGCCCTCGAGAGAGTGACCACTTTGGAGGAACAGCTGGCGTGTGCCCACCAGCAG GTGTCTTCCCTACAGCAGGGGTCAGGGGTTCGGGATGGAGTGGCCGAAGAGGAGGGGACTGTGGAGCTGGGACCAAAAGGCCTGTGGAAG GAGGACGCAGGCCAGGTTGAGGAGCTACAGGAGCTTCTGGAGAAGCAGAACTTTGAGTTGAGCCAGGCCCGGGAGCGACTGGTCACCCTGACAGCAACTGTGGCTGAACTGGAGGAGGACCTGGGCACAGCCCGCCGGGACCTCATCAAGTCTGAGGAACTGAGCAGCAAACACCAGAGGGACCTCCGGGAA GCTCTAGCCCAGAAGGAGGACATGGAGGAGCGGATCACCACCCTGGAGAAGCGCTACCTGGCTGCTCAGCGTGAGGCTACATCAATCCATGACCTCAATGACAAACTGGAGAACGAGCTGGCCAATAGGGAATCCTTGCATCGCCAG TGTGAGGAGAAAGCCCGATATCTGCAGGAGCTACTGGAGGTAGCCGAGCAGAAACTTCAGCAGACGATGCGCAAAGCCGAGACGCTGCCAGAGGTGGAGGCTGAGCTGGCCCAAAGAGTTGCGGCCCTCACTAAG GCTGAAGAGCGACATGGCAACACTGAGGAGCACCTCCGGCAGCTGGAGGGACAGCTGGAGGAGAAGAACCAAGAGCTGGCGCGG GTGCGCCAGCGGGAGAGGATGAATGAAGCCCACAACAAGCGCCTGTCAGACACGGTGGACCGGCTGCTTATCGAGGCGAAGGAGCGCCTGCAGCTCCACCTCAGGGAGCGCATGGTGGCCCTGGAGGAGAAG AACACGTTGATCCAAGAGCTGGAGACCTCCCAGCGGCAGATTGAAGAGCAGCACCATCACAAG GGCCGCCTGTCTGAAGAGATTGAGAAACTGCGCCAAGAGGTGGACCAACTGAAGGGTCGAGGAGGACCATTTGTGGATGGCATCCACTCCAG GGCGTACACGAGCAGTGCCGCGGATGTGCGGTTCTCCCTGAGCACTGCCCACGCATCTCAAGGTCTGCGCCGCTGTCACTCAGCGCGGCGGGAACCGCCTGCCGAG GACTGGGAGCCATCTCCACTGCCTGCGCTGCTGGTCCCGACAGCCACCCCTGGCTTTGACAGTGACCGTGAGATCTCTGATGTGGATGAGGATGAACCAGGGGgtctggtgggctccatggaCGTTGTCTCCCCCAGCAGCCACTCAGATGCCCAGACCCTGGCCATGATGCTGCAGGAGCAGTTGGATGCTATCAACGAGGAGATCAG GATGATCCAGGAAGAGAAGGAGTCCACAGAGCTCCGTGCTGAGGAGCTGGAAACGCGAGTGACTAGTGGCAGCATGGAGGCCCTAGACCTGACCCAGCTGCACAAACGCGGTTCCATCCCCACCTCTCTGACCGCCCTGTCCCTGGCCAGCGCGTCCCCTCCACTCAGCGGCCGTGCCACACCTAAGCTTACCTCCCGCAGTGCTGCCCAGGACCTGGATCGGATGGGGGTCATGACCTTG CCCAGTGACTTAAGAAAGCATAGGAGGAAGCTGCTG TCACCAGTGTCTTGGGAAGAGAACCGAGAGGATAAAGCCACCATAAAATGTGagacttctcctccttcctcacccAGGACACTGCAGCTAGAAAAGCTTGGCCTCCctgccctgagccaggaagaaggcAAGAG TGCTTTGGAGGATCCAGGGAGCAAccccagcagcagcaacagcagccaggACTCCTTGCACAAGGGTGCCAAGCGCAAGGGCATCAAATCATCCATCGGCCGCCTGTTTGGGAAGAAGGAGAAAGGCAGGCTGATCCAGCCGAGCCGGGATGGACCCACAGGCCATG TTGTACTACTAACAGACTCTGAGCTCGGTCTGCAGGAGCCCATGGTGCCTGGCAAGCTGGGAACCCAGGCAGAAAAGGACCGAAGGCTGAAGAAGAA ACACCAGCTGCTTGAAGATGCCCGGAGAAAAGGAATGCCCTTTGCCCAGTGGGACGGCCCTACTGTGGTCTCCTGGCTAGAG CTCTGGGTGGGGATGCCTGCTTGGTACGTGGCAGCCTGCCGGGCTAACGTCAAGAGTGGCGCCATCATGTCAGCCCTATCGGACACAGAGATCCAGCGAGAAATTGGCATCAGCAATGCCCTGCACCGGCTCAAGCTCCGGCTGGCCATCCAGGAGATGGTGTCGCTGACCAGCCCCTCTGCCCCGCCCACCTCCAGGACT TCTTCTGGGAATGTCTGGGTCACCCACGAAGAGATGGAAACTCTGGCAACGTCCACTAAAACA GACAGTGAGGAGGGCAGCTGGGCTCAG ACCCTGGTCTATGGGGATATGAACCACGAGTGGATTGGGAACCAgtggctccccagcctggggctccCCCAGTACCGCAGCTACTTCATGGAGTGCCTCGTGGACGCTCGCATGCTGGATCACCTCACCAAGAAGGACCTGCGGGTCCACCTGAAGATGGTGGACAGCTCCCACCG AACCAGTCTTCAGTATGGCATCATGTGCCTGAAGAGGCTGAATTATGACCGGAAGGAGCTGGAGAAGCGGCGGGAGGAGAGCCAGCATGAGATCAAGG ATGTGCTGGTCTGGACCAATGACCAGGTAGTTCATTGGGTCCAATCTATTGGGCTCCGAGACTACGCAGGAAACCTCCATGAGAGTGGTGTGCATGGCGCTTTGCTGGCCCTGGATGAGAACTTTGACCACAACACACTGGCCCTGGTTCTCCAGATACCCACACAAAATACCCAG GCACGCCAAGTGTTGGAGAGAGAGTTCAACAACCTGTTGGCTTTGGGCACAGACCGGAAGCTGGATGAT GGGGAAGACAAGGCGCTCCGCCGCGCGCCCTCCTGGAGGAAACGCTTCCGTCCGCGGGACCCCCACGGCCGCGCCTCGCTCAGCACCGCGGCCGACACGCTCCCGGCAACCTTCCGCGCGTCCACCGTGGGACCCGTGCCGCCTCCACCGTCCCCGCGGAAGAAGATCACGCCTGAAG GTCTGGACCGCTCACTCCACCGGAGACCAGGATGCAGAACCAAGGGCTGGGGTGGCCCTTCCAAGGAAAGGGCGCTTCAGACTTCCTTGCTTGGGTTATTTGGCCTTCTGGTTTCTGTCCGTGTCTTGGTTGCACTAGATGGGCTACGTCTGCTTTTGGCATCCCCCCTCCCGCCATTTTCCCTCCCCCGACTCATCCGCACCTTGTAG